Below is a genomic region from Fulvia fulva chromosome 13, complete sequence.
TGCTGCCATGGCCACCCCAGCCGGAGACGAAGAGAAAGCTAGGAATGTTAGGTGAGTCTGGATGCTTGCAAGGCGCGGTGGTGGAGAGTAGAGTAGAGACGTACTCCGCCAGCTTGGTGGTCTGTTGGTCGTTCGGTGGCCTGTCGTTTGCGTAGTGGAGTGTGGCTGGACTGGGCTCTGGCGGCTAGCTAGCCCAGACTCTCAACGGCGATGGGATTGCCTGTCCATGCACAACGTGTGGTGTATCGTATGTGTCTGGTGTGTTGCACGGCGGCGGTGCGACATGAAATATGGTGTGTAGCTGCATGGGAGGGCGGAAGTGAGGACAGGGTAGTTAGTGGTCATGTCCTCAAGGCTGCAAGGCACGCAAATCCACTGACATGGCGCCGCAGATTAGCCTTTGCGCCACAGCAACGTCATCCTCTACCATTCACTTTCTTGTCTCCTACATCCATTCACTCGACATATCACATGCTTTCATTCACTTCTATATCATGCACTGTCTCCGTGACAATGATGGCTTTGCACCCGCACTGTCAGCCTCGACTCCCACAAGCTGGAACAAGCTGGAGCACGGCGATCCTGGTTCCTGGTACTGACTCTGCTCGGCACGCCAAAGGACCGTCTCATCTCACACCCGTCGAGTACAGCTTCTCGTCCACAATAACAGAGCAAAGGTCGAAACAGGAGCGATCATTGCTTCTGCTGAAAAGCAACATCGTGCTGAGCACCAGTGCCGGCCAGTATATGGAGAAGCTGCACGAGCATGAGGCTGTCATGCCCGGTACCACGACATCACGTGCCGGATCATCATCCCTGCACCTCGTGAGTGTCAGGGTGAAACCATGGACTGTCTCCAGACTTAAACATATGCGACGACTCTACTTCAACGTATCCTCGAAAACTTCAATGTGGCGGCAAAGGACCGACTGACCCGAAGCACAGAAAGGAACATGAGGTGGGCGACCTGCTCCGCCTTTCAGGATGTAGCCCTGGTTTGCATGCAGCGTTCCTCTATTCACAACCACTACGTGGTGTCAAGGTAGGCTACAGATCCAATACTCAACGATACGGCACAGTGAGCACAAATGCGCAGAATCCTTCGATAAGGCAATGCCAAGGCTACAGAATGTGTTCCAATGCATCTTATCTGATGTAACGTCGACCGGCAGACCTCGTGCGGTAAGTTATGATGCCTACCGTGATTGGGTTCGAGACACGAGATCTTGAGCAAGTTTGCCCAAAACGGATCTGATCAGCCAGCCTCCTACGCAGGGTCTTCGAAGGATGAAATGACCGCCAGCAGGGTTGATCAGGAAGTTGTGGAAGTCTCGAATGATCTTTCTTACCTGATTTCTTGAACAAAGCTAGCCAGTACCACCCGTTGCAAGAATCGACATGGCAGATCACAAGATTCAAGGTGATCTTGGCGAGCATGGATTGAATGACAGCCATCGACCGTTGACTATTACCCAAGATGGCAAGCAGTCACCGACCAGCTCGATCACGGCGCCCAACACGCCTGACAACGACATCGAAGATGGCAGAGAAGTCATCAACCCTCATGGCAGTGTCACGAAAGTCGAAGCCTTCAACAGAGTCCTCCGCACCTCTGGCAAGGGAAAGCTGCTACTATACACCTTAGCCGTGTCGATCGGCCTGACCATGTTCGCATACTCCATGGACCAAGGCACTACATACCTCTTCAACGCCATCGCTGCTTCAGCTTTCCGGCGTCACTCATCGCTCGGGGCCATCAACACTGCAGGCCAGCTAGTCCGCTCCATCTCAAAGCCATTCCTGGGAAAGCTCGCAGACATCACCTCCCGGCCAACGACATACGTAGTCGTCCTCATCTTCTACGCCGTTGGCTTTGCCGTCGCCGCCAGCGGCCAGAGTATCGCTGCATACACCATCGGCACCTGCTTCACGGCATTCGGCAAGTCAGGCATCGATCTCCTCGGCGACATCATTGTTGCAGACATGACTAGTCTCCAATGGAGAGGCTTCTTCGTCTCTCTCCTAGGTCTTCCCTTCATCGTCACAGTCTTCATAGACGGCTTCATCTCCGATGCTTTCCTTCCGGACAAATGGCGCTGGGGCTTGGGCATGTTCGCAATCATGGTACCCGTGCTCCTTATCCCCCCCATCATCACACTGTACGCTATGCAGCACAAAGCGAAGAAACTCAACATGGTGTCCATGGGCGGTAGCAAGCTCGCCCGCACAGGCCAGGTCAATAACATAAACAAGAAGTCATACTTGCAACTCGCCTGGCAAGGCATAATCGACATCGACCTCCTCGGTCTCCTCCTCCTCGGCTTCGGCTTCGCCCTAATCCTCCTCTCCCTAAATCTCTACACCACCGCAAAAGGCGGTTTCTCCAACCCCAGCATAATCGCCATGCTCGCCATCGATCTAATCCTCCTGATCACCTTCCTCCTCTTCGAAATCTACATCGCCCCCAAACCCTGCTGCTCCCGCCGCATCTTAATCAACAAAGCATTCATCTCCGCCCTCGGAATCGACATCTTCGGCCTGCTGGCGAGCGGGATCCATTCCCTCTACTTCCCCTCCTACATCCTCGTAGCGAAGGACTGGAATCTGTATAACACGAACCTCTTCACCAACACCGTGACCCTCGTTCTCGTGGTCCTCGGCCCTATCGCAGGTCTCATCCTAGCCAAGACACACCGCTTCAAATTCCTCATGCTCCTCGGCGCAATTCTCCAACTCATCGGCTACGGAATCCAACTCAACAGCCCTCTCGCCACCACCAATACCGCACAACTAGTGATCTCCCAAATCCTCTCCGGCTGCGGCTCCTTCACAGTAGTAGGCGCACGCGTAGGATCCCAAGCTTCGGTTCCCCACGAAGACCTCGCATCGATCATCGCACAGCTCTCCCTCTGGTCCTCCTTAGCATCCTCAATCGGCTTCACGATCGCGGGCGTGGTCTGGGGCGATAGAATGTTGCCGTGGATGAG
It encodes:
- a CDS encoding Siderophore transporter produces the protein MADHKIQGDLGEHGLNDSHRPLTITQDGKQSPTSSITAPNTPDNDIEDGREVINPHGSVTKVEAFNRVLRTSGKGKLLLYTLAVSIGLTMFAYSMDQGTTYLFNAIAASAFRRHSSLGAINTAGQLVRSISKPFLGKLADITSRPTTYVVVLIFYAVGFAVAASGQSIAAYTIGTCFTAFGKSGIDLLGDIIVADMTSLQWRGFFVSLLGLPFIVTVFIDGFISDAFLPDKWRWGLGMFAIMVPVLLIPPIITLYAMQHKAKKLNMVSMGGSKLARTGQVNNINKKSYLQLAWQGIIDIDLLGLLLLGFGFALILLSLNLYTTAKGGFSNPSIIAMLAIDLILLITFLLFEIYIAPKPCCSRRILINKAFISALGIDIFGLLASGIHSLYFPSYILVAKDWNLYNTNLFTNTVTLVLVVLGPIAGLILAKTHRFKFLMLLGAILQLIGYGIQLNSPLATTNTAQLVISQILSGCGSFTVVGARVGSQASVPHEDLASIIAQLSLWSSLASSIGFTIAGVVWGDRMLPWMREECPPEVSSAELRKIYGSIKTLRDYPWMSTIRECGVRAYQRTNGVLFIVAVAPAAVALVFCFLMPDYYLGKQHNLVSNTRPDGEAVEDVHSEEDRGQLRPRSALGRFWNMGA